The following coding sequences lie in one Jonesia denitrificans DSM 20603 genomic window:
- a CDS encoding TetR/AcrR family transcriptional regulator — protein sequence MEKTPRTPPARSLGHAVSTHISGRRAAVEKLITSDITERRALTQQALLATGRTLIANKGVAGVSVGDLAKEAGFTRGAFYSNFTDMDHFVAEVARLEWQHTLDTIESILSTLEITKDNAIDGAVDVMLQVLPRDRDRYLLWNEFSTVEIRFPDSSAELSAHSQAFSAALVDLLNSILESFDLEPVVPAVDLVEGIIGILSRSTRNELLPHSTPHRHITDATTLLERLLPTMLRSLTRPTAHA from the coding sequence ATGGAGAAGACACCGCGAACCCCACCTGCACGCTCCCTGGGCCATGCTGTCTCCACACACATCTCCGGTCGGCGTGCGGCGGTGGAGAAACTCATCACGAGCGATATCACCGAACGACGCGCATTAACCCAACAAGCACTCTTAGCAACCGGGCGCACCCTCATCGCCAACAAGGGGGTCGCCGGCGTGTCCGTGGGGGATCTCGCTAAAGAGGCTGGATTTACTCGAGGTGCGTTCTACTCCAACTTCACCGACATGGACCACTTCGTCGCTGAGGTCGCTCGCCTCGAATGGCAACACACTCTCGACACCATCGAATCGATCCTGTCCACCCTCGAGATCACGAAAGACAATGCCATCGACGGCGCTGTCGACGTCATGCTCCAAGTACTCCCTCGCGATCGGGACCGATACTTGCTGTGGAACGAATTCTCCACTGTGGAAATACGGTTTCCAGATTCCAGCGCCGAACTGTCCGCTCATTCTCAAGCGTTCTCAGCGGCACTTGTTGACCTACTCAACAGCATCCTTGAGTCCTTCGACCTCGAACCTGTTGTCCCTGCTGTTGACCTCGTCGAGGGAATTATTGGGATCCTGTCCCGCTCAACGCGCAACGAACTGCTCCCCCACAGCACACCTCATCGGCACATCACTGATGCCACAACACTTCTCGAACGGCTCCTGCCCACCATGTTGCGTTCCCTCACACGCCCCACCGCACATGCCTGA
- a CDS encoding malate dehydrogenase: protein MATPKTVTITGGAGQIGYALAFRIANGEVYGSDTPVSLRLLEIPQALGAAEGVAMELMDCAFPLLHSVEVVDDTVDAFDGVSAAFLVGAKPRQQGMERSDLLTANAGIFVPQGRAINEGAAPDVRVLVVGNPANTNAWITAMNAPDVPRERFTAMTRLDHTRAVAQVARHLGVESSRLSRLTIWGNHSALQYPDISHAQIDGKPLGDAVDSEWATGEFMTTVAQRGAAIIKARGASSAASAANAAVWHMRDWVQGTPAGDWTSVALPSPGLYGVPDGLVSSFPAVSVNGQWEIVEGLSMSQFSQQRLEMSVAELVAEQESVKRLGIG, encoded by the coding sequence GTGGCAACACCGAAGACTGTAACTATTACCGGCGGCGCAGGGCAGATCGGGTACGCGTTAGCGTTTCGGATTGCCAATGGGGAGGTGTACGGATCAGATACCCCGGTGTCTTTGCGGTTACTAGAAATCCCGCAAGCGTTGGGGGCGGCTGAGGGCGTCGCCATGGAGTTGATGGATTGTGCGTTTCCTCTTCTTCACTCGGTTGAGGTTGTTGATGACACGGTGGATGCTTTTGACGGGGTGAGTGCGGCATTCCTTGTTGGAGCGAAACCACGCCAACAAGGAATGGAACGTTCTGATCTACTGACGGCAAATGCGGGCATTTTTGTTCCTCAGGGGCGAGCAATCAACGAGGGTGCTGCGCCTGATGTGCGGGTTCTTGTCGTGGGCAATCCGGCCAACACTAATGCGTGGATTACTGCGATGAATGCGCCCGATGTTCCGCGCGAACGGTTCACAGCAATGACTCGCCTGGACCATACTCGTGCGGTGGCGCAGGTTGCTCGTCACTTGGGTGTCGAGTCGTCGCGGCTCAGTCGTCTCACGATTTGGGGTAATCACTCTGCCTTGCAGTACCCGGATATTTCGCACGCCCAGATTGATGGCAAACCGTTGGGGGACGCGGTGGATTCCGAGTGGGCAACCGGTGAGTTTATGACGACTGTTGCGCAGCGCGGTGCGGCCATCATTAAGGCACGGGGGGCATCGTCTGCTGCATCTGCTGCTAATGCCGCGGTGTGGCACATGCGTGATTGGGTGCAGGGAACTCCGGCAGGTGACTGGACCTCTGTGGCGTTGCCTTCTCCAGGGCTTTATGGGGTTCCGGACGGGCTTGTATCCTCATTCCCTGCAGTCAGTGTGAATGGGCAGTGGGAAATCGTCGAGGGGTTGAGTATGTCACAGTTTTCGCAGCAACGTCTGGAGATGTCGGTGGCAGAATTGGTGGCAGAGCAAGAATCGGTGAAGCGTCTGGGAATTGGCTGA
- a CDS encoding YhgE/Pip domain-containing protein, with product MAQHTNRHEHNRYLPHMTHSRIANIIVVCAVALIPLLYAGLLSSAYQDPVERIGAMTAAVVNLDQPHTTTADGTDTTLALGDELEERLTHPTSTDDVGFTWVTMSQDDAGKALTTEDIRAYLVIPENFSATAATLADTNSPAPDPTQLTIITDDAVNYLAGTMARTVAASLQGSLSQQSAQQYIDTVLVSLGTIHNKTEDAAEGSEQLHAGADELHTGVVTLAEAAASAHTGASQLATGATDLSTGTTTLAHGAHDLAHGAASASTGAQQLADGAHNLANGTADLSTGASALATGTNALNTTIPSLTHGAQALATGATTAATGAQEAANGATHLHQGITNYTAGVDQLSESITTLTIRSDTLNTGASHLVKGSSTLTQGATTVADGATQAATSAAELAASQRTLDARSQELSAALTDLADQCNDLPQAGAEHLCAQLHNATTQHQQIAAGITQGANATQVLAEGVTKVADGAHNLQDGATALSTGANEIASAIGLGKQPAATTVRGALHHLDTGASTLTASSATIRNGASDLADAVEALAEGTQGLADGASQLSGQAPQLASGVTQLHKGATAVAGGAATVDHGAQTLAQGTGTLTNGVTHLAQGAGVLADGVTSAQAGASQLAQGILRLNSGMGSLDTGANTLAQGAERLTSGAGDLSDALDQGAHDIPAFTEEQAQDTADAAANLADVTAERENAVHNAAGGFGPMFFALALWIGGIAIYLVMPALDRRHSTAEKWWWSAARPMLVGGVLGLLQAALAVLVGNWLVDIHAMHVGRFVGIAMIASVTFVAVNQALVALLSYRGRFVSLLLLVLQITSMGGTFPVETAPRFFGWVHEALPMTWVHYAFRASIAGQGIDDVWGRAVTHLVVWWAVAVVVTFVMAWVRSGRRPLPHDHANTADMIDEVHAPYGTGELEPEDVNPMDELIDDAVGAQGDERERESSSAR from the coding sequence ATGGCACAGCACACCAACCGCCACGAACACAACAGATACCTCCCCCACATGACCCACTCGCGCATCGCCAACATCATCGTTGTCTGCGCTGTCGCTCTCATCCCCCTGCTCTACGCCGGACTCCTCTCCTCCGCCTACCAAGACCCCGTCGAACGCATCGGCGCCATGACTGCAGCCGTCGTCAACCTCGACCAACCCCACACCACGACAGCAGACGGCACCGACACCACACTTGCACTGGGAGACGAACTCGAAGAACGCCTCACCCACCCCACATCCACAGACGACGTCGGATTCACCTGGGTGACCATGAGCCAGGACGACGCAGGCAAAGCCCTCACCACCGAAGACATCCGCGCCTACCTCGTTATTCCTGAAAACTTCTCCGCAACCGCAGCAACCCTAGCGGACACCAACAGCCCTGCCCCCGACCCCACACAGCTCACCATCATCACCGATGACGCCGTGAACTACCTGGCCGGCACAATGGCACGAACTGTCGCCGCATCGCTTCAAGGATCCCTCTCACAGCAAAGCGCCCAACAATACATCGACACGGTGCTTGTCTCTCTAGGGACCATTCACAACAAAACCGAAGACGCCGCAGAGGGCAGCGAACAACTCCACGCAGGGGCTGACGAACTGCACACCGGAGTGGTCACCCTCGCCGAGGCCGCCGCCTCAGCACACACCGGGGCCAGCCAACTCGCCACCGGGGCCACTGACCTCTCCACCGGCACCACCACACTCGCCCACGGTGCACACGATCTCGCCCACGGAGCCGCAAGCGCATCTACAGGTGCGCAGCAGCTCGCAGACGGAGCCCACAACCTAGCCAACGGCACAGCTGACCTCTCCACCGGAGCGTCCGCACTCGCCACCGGAACCAACGCCCTCAACACAACCATTCCCTCGCTCACGCACGGCGCACAGGCACTCGCCACCGGAGCAACAACGGCTGCCACTGGAGCACAGGAAGCAGCCAACGGAGCCACACACCTCCACCAAGGAATCACCAACTACACCGCTGGAGTCGACCAACTCTCCGAATCCATCACTACGCTGACAATCCGCAGTGACACGCTCAACACCGGAGCATCACACCTGGTGAAAGGAAGCTCCACCCTGACACAGGGCGCCACCACAGTTGCGGACGGTGCCACACAAGCAGCCACATCAGCCGCTGAACTCGCCGCCAGCCAGCGCACCCTCGATGCCCGCTCACAAGAACTCAGTGCCGCACTCACGGACCTTGCTGACCAGTGCAACGACCTCCCGCAAGCAGGCGCAGAACACCTGTGTGCCCAGTTGCACAACGCAACGACACAACATCAACAGATCGCAGCTGGCATCACCCAAGGAGCCAACGCAACGCAGGTGCTCGCAGAAGGCGTCACAAAGGTTGCTGACGGCGCGCACAATCTCCAGGATGGGGCAACAGCATTGTCCACGGGTGCGAACGAGATCGCATCAGCGATCGGTCTGGGCAAACAACCAGCAGCGACCACCGTGCGCGGCGCGCTCCACCACCTCGATACTGGCGCGAGCACACTCACCGCCTCGTCAGCGACTATTCGCAACGGCGCAAGTGACCTGGCTGACGCAGTGGAAGCACTCGCCGAAGGCACGCAAGGCCTTGCTGACGGTGCATCCCAGCTGTCTGGGCAGGCACCACAGCTCGCATCGGGTGTCACACAATTACACAAGGGTGCTACCGCAGTGGCAGGCGGTGCAGCGACCGTTGATCACGGAGCTCAGACGCTAGCCCAAGGAACCGGCACACTCACCAATGGGGTCACCCATCTTGCGCAGGGCGCGGGGGTCCTGGCTGATGGTGTCACCTCAGCGCAGGCAGGTGCGTCACAGTTGGCGCAAGGGATCCTCCGCCTCAACAGTGGGATGGGAAGCTTGGACACTGGTGCGAACACACTAGCCCAGGGGGCTGAGCGTCTCACTTCTGGTGCCGGTGATCTGTCTGACGCGCTTGATCAGGGTGCACACGATATTCCGGCATTCACCGAAGAGCAGGCTCAGGACACCGCTGACGCCGCTGCGAACCTGGCTGACGTGACAGCGGAACGTGAAAACGCAGTCCATAACGCCGCTGGGGGATTTGGTCCCATGTTCTTTGCGCTGGCGTTGTGGATTGGTGGTATTGCGATCTACCTGGTCATGCCTGCACTGGATCGCCGCCATTCCACTGCAGAAAAGTGGTGGTGGTCGGCTGCACGGCCCATGCTGGTGGGTGGTGTTCTTGGCCTTCTTCAAGCAGCGTTAGCGGTGCTGGTGGGGAACTGGTTGGTGGATATCCACGCCATGCACGTGGGCAGGTTTGTGGGGATCGCAATGATCGCGTCGGTGACGTTTGTTGCAGTGAACCAGGCGCTGGTTGCGTTGCTGAGTTACCGGGGACGGTTTGTGTCACTGCTTCTTCTTGTTCTGCAAATCACCTCCATGGGCGGAACGTTCCCTGTGGAAACAGCCCCACGGTTCTTCGGGTGGGTGCATGAGGCGTTACCCATGACCTGGGTGCACTATGCGTTCCGCGCCAGTATCGCTGGACAGGGAATTGACGATGTGTGGGGACGTGCGGTGACCCATCTTGTTGTGTGGTGGGCGGTTGCGGTTGTTGTGACGTTCGTGATGGCGTGGGTGCGTTCGGGTCGCCGCCCGTTGCCGCATGATCATGCCAACACCGCGGACATGATCGATGAGGTGCATGCCCCGTATGGGACCGGTGAGTTGGAGCCGGAAGATGTGAATCCGATGGATGAGCTGATTGATGATGCGGTCGGTGCGCAGGGTGACGAACGTGAGCGTGAGTCCTCGTCAGCGCGCTGA